Proteins encoded in a region of the Saccharothrix ecbatanensis genome:
- a CDS encoding serine/threonine-protein kinase → MSDDGRLVAGRYRLGRRIGSGAMGIVWQAHDERLHRTVAVKQLLLQPGLAEADTDEAKRRAMREGRIAARLQHPHAIAVYDVAEDDGQPWLVMEYLPSVSLSSALSERGTLPPRDVASIGSQVASALAAAHNAGIVHRDIKPGNILLGNEGTVKITDFGISRATGDVTVTATGMLAGTPAYLAPEVAKGYDPGPPSDVFSLGSTLYAAIEGAPPFGLNENTIALLHQVASGKVVPPKQAGPLTALLMRLLRAEPEDRPTMAEAREALAAVAAGRAAPEFPMAMPQSHPPSWQGTPVQAARAPADRHNPAQHNPQPAATRVAPAPQPAPQRQQRHNPQPARPSGTPRPASASNGGPMLKGKRSAIVTALAVAGAAVVGILLASMLSNGDPNDKQAGAVTSTTAVEAGGSASMTPSKKPVNPPLKITTDPTPAQQEQTVRDYFGMLPEDVDGSFSRLSDKMKASSGGLAGHKSRWDRVKSVALGDVSQNTDYAYVIVLNYEMKDGSRTSERKLVGLAWRGEGLYIDKEELLAQP, encoded by the coding sequence GTGAGCGACGATGGCCGCCTGGTTGCCGGCCGCTACCGACTTGGCCGGCGGATCGGCAGCGGTGCGATGGGCATCGTCTGGCAGGCGCACGACGAGCGCCTGCACCGGACCGTCGCGGTCAAGCAGCTCCTGCTCCAGCCGGGCCTCGCGGAAGCCGACACGGACGAGGCGAAGCGCCGCGCGATGCGCGAGGGCCGGATCGCGGCCCGCCTCCAGCACCCGCACGCGATCGCGGTCTACGACGTGGCCGAGGACGACGGCCAGCCGTGGCTGGTGATGGAGTACCTGCCGTCCGTAAGCCTCTCCTCGGCGCTGTCGGAGCGCGGCACGCTGCCTCCCCGTGACGTGGCGTCGATCGGCTCGCAGGTCGCCTCGGCGCTCGCAGCCGCGCACAACGCCGGCATCGTGCACCGCGACATCAAGCCGGGCAACATCCTGCTGGGCAACGAAGGCACGGTGAAGATCACCGACTTCGGCATCTCCCGGGCCACCGGCGACGTCACCGTCACGGCGACCGGGATGCTCGCGGGCACGCCCGCCTACCTCGCGCCCGAAGTGGCCAAGGGGTACGACCCGGGCCCGCCGTCCGACGTCTTCTCGCTGGGGTCGACGCTGTACGCGGCGATCGAGGGCGCGCCGCCGTTCGGGCTGAACGAGAACACCATCGCGCTGCTGCACCAGGTCGCGTCCGGCAAGGTCGTGCCGCCGAAGCAGGCCGGTCCGCTGACCGCGCTGCTGATGCGCCTGCTGCGCGCCGAGCCCGAGGACCGGCCGACCATGGCCGAAGCCCGCGAGGCGTTGGCCGCGGTGGCGGCGGGACGGGCCGCGCCCGAGTTCCCGATGGCGATGCCGCAGTCCCACCCGCCGTCGTGGCAGGGCACGCCCGTGCAGGCGGCCCGTGCGCCGGCCGACCGGCACAACCCCGCCCAGCACAACCCGCAGCCCGCGGCGACGAGGGTGGCGCCCGCGCCCCAGCCCGCGCCGCAGCGGCAACAGCGCCACAACCCGCAGCCCGCCCGTCCGTCCGGCACGCCGAGGCCGGCCTCCGCCTCCAACGGCGGTCCGATGCTGAAGGGCAAGCGGTCCGCCATTGTGACCGCCCTCGCCGTCGCGGGCGCGGCCGTCGTCGGCATCCTGCTGGCCAGCATGCTGTCCAACGGCGATCCCAACGACAAGCAGGCCGGTGCGGTCACGTCGACCACGGCCGTCGAAGCGGGCGGTTCGGCCTCGATGACACCGTCGAAGAAGCCGGTCAACCCGCCCCTCAAGATCACCACCGACCCGACGCCCGCGCAGCAGGAGCAGACGGTCCGGGACTACTTCGGCATGCTCCCGGAGGACGTGGACGGGTCCTTCAGCCGCCTCAGCGACAAGATGAAGGCGTCGTCCGGCGGGCTTGCGGGCCACAAGAGCCGGTGGGACCGGGTGAAGTCGGTCGCCCTCGGCGACGTGTCGCAGAACACGGACTACGCGTACGTGATCGTCCTCAACTACGAGATGAAGGACGGCTCGCGCACCTCCGAGCGCAAGCTGGTCGGCCTGGCCTGGCGGGGCGAGGGTCTGTACATCGACAAGGAAGAACTGCTCGCCCAGCCGTGA
- a CDS encoding SsgA family sporulation/cell division regulator, with protein sequence MSNDSITITTTFHLLVPGITPAPVEAELHYEPEDPYAVAVLFHTGQGKVEWIFARDLLADGLLTSAGEGDILVRPAADDPERVLVELNAPTGFAILSAEAEVIAEFLDLTYDVVQPGEEDLWIDFDRELAKLVSTN encoded by the coding sequence ATGAGCAACGACAGCATCACCATCACGACGACGTTCCACCTCCTCGTCCCGGGCATCACCCCGGCACCCGTGGAGGCCGAACTCCATTACGAACCCGAGGACCCGTACGCGGTAGCCGTGCTGTTCCACACCGGGCAGGGCAAGGTCGAGTGGATCTTCGCCCGCGACCTGCTCGCGGACGGCCTGCTGACGTCGGCGGGCGAGGGCGACATCCTGGTCCGTCCGGCCGCCGACGACCCGGAGCGGGTGCTGGTGGAGCTGAACGCGCCGACGGGCTTCGCGATCCTGTCCGCCGAGGCGGAGGTCATCGCCGAGTTCCTGGACCTCACCTACGACGTGGTCCAGCCCGGCGAGGAGGACCTGTGGATCGACTTCGACCGTGAGCTGGCCAAGCTGGTCTCGACCAACTGA
- a CDS encoding histone deacetylase: MEVFWHDACLEHDTGVGLWELPGRWDWLDVAEPHPENAARLRTFRHALEHGPVAPHLSWSTGRFATDEELARVHTRSYLDDLRAACGQRTAVELNTVVGPGSWDAIRAAAGTALAAYEAVAAGRTRLAYALVRPPGHHAQPDLADGYCLVNNAALVAETARRAGRRVAVLDWDVHHGNGTQEVFRGTPDVLTVSVHMRHGPWGANHAQTGSPAESGASNVNVELSLGAGDGAYRRALAEIALPALAEFGADFLVCASGFDGSAFDPNGRHNLTADGYRAIGRAVAELGLPTVLTQEGGYLRGYSALCLHTLVEGLLGLDLLEDPLAYVPDDTQLVDVDLAAARSTLTDWDFTTYPAARGPV, encoded by the coding sequence GTGGAGGTCTTCTGGCACGACGCCTGCCTGGAGCACGACACGGGCGTCGGCCTGTGGGAGCTGCCCGGTCGCTGGGACTGGCTCGACGTGGCCGAGCCGCACCCGGAGAACGCGGCCCGGCTGCGCACGTTCCGGCACGCCCTGGAGCACGGTCCGGTCGCGCCGCACCTGTCCTGGTCGACCGGTCGGTTCGCCACGGACGAGGAGCTGGCGCGGGTCCACACGCGGTCTTATCTGGACGACCTCCGTGCGGCGTGCGGGCAGCGGACGGCCGTCGAGCTGAACACCGTCGTCGGCCCCGGCTCGTGGGACGCGATCCGCGCCGCCGCCGGCACCGCGCTGGCGGCGTACGAGGCGGTCGCCGCCGGTCGGACGCGCCTGGCGTACGCCCTGGTCCGCCCGCCCGGCCACCACGCCCAGCCGGACCTGGCGGACGGGTACTGCCTCGTCAACAACGCCGCGCTGGTCGCCGAGACGGCCCGTCGGGCCGGTCGCCGGGTCGCCGTCCTGGACTGGGACGTGCACCACGGCAACGGCACGCAGGAGGTGTTCCGCGGCACGCCCGACGTGCTCACCGTGTCCGTGCACATGCGGCACGGGCCGTGGGGCGCCAACCACGCGCAGACGGGGTCGCCGGCCGAGTCGGGGGCGTCGAACGTCAACGTCGAGCTGTCCCTGGGTGCGGGCGACGGCGCCTACCGAAGGGCGTTGGCGGAGATCGCCTTGCCGGCGTTGGCGGAGTTCGGCGCGGACTTCCTGGTCTGCGCCTCCGGTTTCGACGGGTCCGCGTTCGACCCGAACGGCAGGCACAACCTCACCGCCGACGGGTACCGGGCGATCGGCAGGGCGGTGGCGGAACTCGGGCTGCCGACCGTGCTCACCCAGGAGGGCGGCTACCTGCGCGGCTACTCCGCGCTGTGCCTGCACACCCTGGTGGAGGGCCTGCTGGGCCTCGACCTGCTGGAAGACCCGCTGGCCTACGTGCCCGACGACACCCAGCTAGTGGACGTGGACCTGGCAGCCGCCAGATCCACGCTCACCGACTGGGACTTCACTACCTACCCAGCGGCCCGCGGCCCAGTTTGA
- a CDS encoding LysR family transcriptional regulator translates to MLDVRRMQVLRAVVATGSITAAAVNLGYTPSAVSQQVTALEKQAGLPLLDRVGRGVRPTVAGRMLTEHAAHIADRLVEAESALADLRAGRTGRLRVRYFATAGAALVPPAVALFRASHADVRLDLKLTEPVDPMVEVEAGRADVAIVVHHGDSEPPRGVHLVHLMDDPYLAVLRRGHELTRKRVIDLADLAEEPWVDAVMSPGPCRDIVLDACAGAGFAPNVVVEADDYPTAQGFVAAGLGVTIVPKLSLGVIHPGVVIRKLRHPEPTRTICAAIREDGVGSPAVTSLLDALKASSR, encoded by the coding sequence ATGTTGGACGTGCGACGCATGCAGGTGCTCCGGGCCGTCGTGGCCACCGGTTCCATCACCGCCGCGGCGGTGAACCTCGGGTACACGCCCTCGGCCGTCAGCCAGCAGGTGACGGCCCTGGAGAAGCAGGCGGGCCTACCGCTGCTGGACCGGGTCGGACGGGGCGTGCGCCCGACCGTGGCGGGCCGGATGCTCACCGAGCACGCCGCGCACATCGCCGACCGGCTGGTCGAGGCCGAGTCGGCGCTCGCCGACCTGCGCGCGGGCCGGACCGGGCGGCTCCGGGTGCGGTACTTCGCCACCGCCGGCGCGGCTCTGGTGCCGCCCGCCGTGGCGCTGTTCCGGGCCAGCCACGCCGACGTCCGGCTGGACCTCAAGCTGACCGAGCCGGTCGACCCGATGGTCGAGGTCGAGGCGGGCCGCGCCGACGTGGCCATCGTCGTCCACCACGGCGACAGCGAACCGCCGCGCGGCGTGCACCTCGTGCACCTGATGGACGACCCGTACCTGGCCGTGCTGCGGCGTGGGCACGAGCTGACCCGCAAGCGCGTGATCGACCTCGCCGACCTGGCGGAGGAGCCGTGGGTGGACGCGGTGATGTCGCCCGGACCGTGCCGGGACATCGTGCTCGACGCCTGCGCGGGCGCGGGGTTCGCGCCCAACGTCGTGGTGGAGGCGGACGACTACCCGACCGCCCAGGGGTTCGTCGCGGCCGGGCTGGGCGTGACCATCGTGCCCAAGCTCAGCCTCGGCGTGATCCACCCCGGCGTGGTGATCCGGAAGCTGCGCCACCCGGAGCCCACCAGGACCATCTGCGCCGCGATCAGGGAGGACGGCGTCGGCTCACCGGCCGTGACCAGCCTGCTCGACGCGTTGAAGGCCTCGTCCCGCTAG
- a CDS encoding DMT family transporter: MAATTQSGLVNKPGTLIRMGVLALIWGSSFLWIKIALTGLSPIQITFTRTALGTLVLVALVYWNKQRLPRDKPSWRHLVLAAFFSTALPFALFAIGEQTVDSGVAGVLNATTPLWALGIGLVLGTERQRNPARLAGLVLGFAGVLLIFAPWQKAGMASWGALACLAAAASYAVAYAYIGRTVSGRGLSSMQISSTQLVAATGMTAIAMPVAGLQPVHLSWPPLIAVVILGVFGTGVAFALYYRVMEDEGPTNATMVGYLLPVVSVLLGALFLGEALNARVVIGMVVVLVGVALTRKQPAAVTVPVTREPVTTLK, translated from the coding sequence ATGGCAGCGACCACGCAAAGTGGACTCGTGAACAAGCCCGGCACGCTGATCAGGATGGGTGTACTGGCCCTCATCTGGGGTTCCAGCTTCCTGTGGATCAAGATCGCACTGACCGGCCTCTCGCCGATCCAGATCACCTTCACCCGCACCGCCCTCGGCACGTTGGTGCTGGTCGCGCTGGTGTACTGGAACAAGCAGCGGCTGCCCCGGGACAAGCCGTCCTGGCGGCACCTGGTCCTCGCCGCGTTCTTCAGCACCGCGCTCCCGTTCGCGCTGTTCGCGATCGGCGAGCAGACCGTGGACTCGGGTGTCGCCGGTGTGCTCAACGCCACCACGCCGCTGTGGGCCCTGGGCATCGGTCTGGTCCTGGGCACGGAGCGGCAGCGCAACCCGGCGCGGTTGGCGGGCCTCGTGCTCGGCTTCGCGGGCGTGCTGCTCATCTTCGCGCCGTGGCAGAAGGCCGGCATGGCCAGCTGGGGCGCGCTCGCGTGCTTGGCCGCCGCGGCGTCGTACGCGGTCGCCTACGCCTACATCGGCCGCACGGTGTCGGGGCGTGGCCTGTCCTCGATGCAGATCTCCTCGACCCAGCTGGTGGCCGCGACGGGCATGACGGCGATCGCGATGCCGGTGGCGGGGTTGCAGCCGGTGCACCTGTCCTGGCCGCCGCTGATCGCCGTGGTGATCCTGGGCGTGTTCGGGACGGGTGTCGCGTTCGCGCTGTACTACCGCGTCATGGAGGACGAGGGCCCGACGAACGCCACGATGGTCGGCTACCTGCTGCCGGTGGTCTCGGTGCTGCTGGGCGCGCTGTTCCTCGGCGAGGCGCTCAACGCCCGGGTCGTCATCGGCATGGTGGTGGTCCTCGTCGGCGTCGCCTTGACCCGGAAGCAGCCCGCGGCCGTGACCGTGCCGGTAACCCGGGAGCCGGTGACTACGCTCAAGTGA
- a CDS encoding serine/threonine-protein kinase, protein MSNEDRVIADRYRFLDRIGSGAMGIVWRAQDERLNRIVAIKQLLLAPSLEAREQDEAIQRAMREGRIAAKLHHPNAIAVYDVVEENGAPCLVMEYLPSYSLADTMAEHAPLDPIEVAQIGLQAAAALTAAHAAGIVHRDVKPGNVLLADNGLVKITDFGISRASDDVTVTKTGLIAGTPAYLAPEIARGQDPTPASDVFSLGSTLFAAAEGEPPFGLSENTLGVLHAVAAGRINPPTLDHPLTDVLLRLLAYDPADRPTMAQARDLLNAVAQGRDPSLTGLLPASSPGFPPVVAAGATALLDGDRTRVVRPGHRSTGGASPVSPPPPPPQSSNNRPLVITAVALGAVLLLGFLLVALGVFGDKDPITPPVSETSSSTATPTTTVPTTTVVTTTVETETVTVEPTTTTQPPTTTTTTTTTTPPPPPSTTTTTPSSPVPTTTVPTTTVSVPTAGTGVP, encoded by the coding sequence GTGAGCAACGAGGACCGCGTCATCGCGGACCGCTACCGCTTCCTGGACCGGATCGGCAGCGGCGCGATGGGCATCGTGTGGCGCGCGCAGGACGAGCGCCTCAACCGCATCGTGGCGATCAAGCAGCTCCTGCTCGCGCCGAGCCTCGAGGCGCGCGAGCAGGACGAGGCCATCCAGCGCGCCATGCGCGAGGGCCGCATCGCCGCCAAGCTGCACCACCCGAACGCCATCGCGGTGTACGACGTGGTGGAGGAGAACGGCGCTCCGTGCCTGGTCATGGAGTACCTGCCGTCGTACAGCCTGGCCGACACGATGGCCGAGCACGCCCCGCTGGACCCGATCGAGGTCGCGCAGATCGGCTTGCAGGCCGCCGCCGCGTTGACCGCCGCGCACGCGGCCGGGATCGTGCACCGGGACGTGAAGCCCGGCAACGTGCTGCTCGCCGACAACGGCCTGGTCAAGATCACCGACTTCGGCATCTCGCGGGCCAGCGACGACGTCACGGTGACCAAGACCGGCCTGATCGCCGGCACGCCCGCCTACCTGGCCCCGGAGATCGCCCGCGGCCAGGACCCGACGCCCGCCTCGGACGTGTTCTCGCTCGGCTCGACGCTCTTCGCGGCGGCCGAGGGCGAGCCGCCGTTCGGGCTGTCGGAGAACACCCTGGGTGTGCTGCACGCCGTCGCGGCGGGCCGGATCAACCCGCCGACGCTCGACCACCCGCTGACCGACGTGCTGCTGCGGCTGCTCGCCTACGACCCGGCGGACCGGCCGACCATGGCGCAGGCCCGCGACCTGCTGAACGCGGTCGCGCAGGGCCGTGACCCGAGCCTGACCGGCCTGCTGCCGGCCAGCTCGCCCGGGTTCCCGCCGGTGGTCGCCGCGGGCGCCACGGCGCTCCTGGACGGCGACCGGACCCGCGTGGTGCGGCCCGGCCACCGCTCGACGGGCGGAGCCTCGCCGGTCAGCCCGCCGCCGCCACCGCCGCAGTCCTCCAACAACCGGCCGCTGGTGATCACCGCCGTGGCGCTGGGCGCGGTGCTGCTGCTCGGCTTCCTGCTGGTGGCGTTGGGCGTGTTCGGCGACAAGGACCCGATCACGCCCCCGGTCAGCGAGACGAGTTCGTCCACGGCCACTCCGACCACGACGGTGCCGACGACGACTGTGGTGACGACCACTGTGGAGACCGAGACCGTAACGGTCGAGCCGACCACGACGACCCAGCCGCCGACGACCACCACCACGACGACCACCACGACCCCGCCGCCTCCGCCGAGCACGACCACGACGACCCCGTCGTCGCCCGTGCCTACGACGACCGTGCCGACGACCACTGTGTCGGTCCCCACCGCGGGGACCGGGGTTCCGTGA
- a CDS encoding serine/threonine-protein kinase — protein sequence MAESGGTVGGRYTLVEQIGSGAMGVVWLARDALLDREVAVKELRPDLAFEEVQVVGARAMREARNAARLQHPNAVAVFDVVVEDDRPWLVMEYVPARTLGALLAERGTLDPAETARIGGRVAAALAAAHAAGIVHRDVKPSNVLIGEDGTVKLTDFGISRAAGDGTLTGSGMITGTPAYLAPEVARGDQPDTPSDVFSLGATLYAATEGQSPHGVSDNSFGLLYRAALGKVEPPTRSGPLTGVLMRMLATDPTTRPTAVEAIGLLADPPADSHPADSHPAQPHPAQPHPAESHPAQSDAESHTASPAETPAKPPAEPRAKWRAKSSSQRTAGSPTGSAAGSAAGSAAGSPARSTTGSPAGSAAETPAKSATGSPRKAAAGSRLKRPTGSPAEETTGSPAEQAADQVAEEAAEGAAGPSGGRKRRRWLVPAIVAALLLLAGAGGAAVYLLPWPGSSTGSGGPHPWNAPSYTTEDAVALVRGHYAALPDDPYTAYQNLATHYRPTYEDYTANWGRYDQVHADGISAEQDQPTRFVVRVRVTFVVAGAETGGWYELVVEYRQERLLIVQSSEV from the coding sequence GTGGCGGAGTCCGGGGGGACGGTAGGCGGCAGGTACACGCTGGTCGAGCAGATCGGCAGCGGCGCGATGGGCGTCGTCTGGCTGGCGCGCGACGCGTTGCTGGACCGCGAGGTGGCGGTGAAGGAGCTCCGGCCGGACCTGGCCTTCGAGGAGGTCCAGGTGGTCGGGGCACGGGCTATGCGCGAGGCGCGCAACGCGGCCCGGCTCCAGCACCCCAACGCGGTCGCGGTCTTCGACGTGGTGGTCGAGGACGACCGGCCGTGGCTGGTCATGGAGTACGTGCCCGCGCGCACCCTGGGCGCGCTGCTGGCCGAGCGGGGCACGCTGGACCCGGCCGAGACGGCGCGGATCGGCGGTCGGGTGGCCGCCGCGCTGGCCGCGGCGCACGCGGCGGGCATCGTGCACCGGGACGTGAAACCGTCCAACGTCCTCATCGGCGAGGACGGCACGGTCAAGTTGACCGACTTCGGCATCTCCCGCGCGGCGGGCGACGGCACCCTGACCGGCAGCGGCATGATCACCGGCACTCCCGCGTACCTGGCGCCCGAGGTGGCGCGAGGTGACCAGCCGGACACCCCTTCCGACGTGTTCTCCCTCGGGGCGACGCTGTACGCGGCGACCGAGGGCCAATCACCCCATGGTGTGAGCGACAACAGCTTCGGGCTGCTCTACCGGGCCGCGCTGGGCAAGGTCGAGCCGCCGACCCGCTCCGGGCCGCTGACCGGCGTGCTTATGCGGATGCTCGCCACCGACCCCACGACCCGGCCGACCGCCGTGGAGGCGATCGGCCTGCTGGCCGATCCACCCGCAGACTCCCACCCCGCAGACTCCCACCCCGCCCAGCCGCACCCCGCCCAGCCGCACCCGGCAGAGTCCCACCCCGCACAGTCCGACGCGGAGTCGCACACCGCGTCGCCTGCGGAGACACCTGCGAAACCGCCCGCCGAGCCACGCGCGAAGTGGCGGGCCAAGTCGTCCTCGCAGCGGACCGCCGGATCGCCCACCGGATCGGCCGCAGGGTCGGCCGCCGGATCGGCCGCCGGGTCGCCTGCCAGGTCGACCACCGGATCGCCCGCAGGGTCGGCCGCCGAGACACCTGCGAAGTCGGCCACCGGATCACCTCGGAAGGCAGCCGCCGGGTCGCGCCTCAAGCGGCCCACCGGGTCGCCTGCCGAGGAGACCACCGGGTCGCCTGCCGAGCAGGCGGCCGACCAGGTTGCCGAGGAGGCCGCTGAGGGGGCCGCTGGGCCGTCCGGCGGGCGCAAGCGGCGGCGTTGGCTGGTGCCGGCCATCGTGGCGGCCCTGCTGCTCCTGGCGGGGGCCGGAGGCGCCGCCGTGTACCTGCTTCCCTGGCCGGGCAGCAGCACCGGATCAGGAGGGCCGCACCCGTGGAACGCGCCGTCCTACACCACCGAGGACGCGGTGGCGTTGGTCCGCGGCCACTACGCGGCGCTGCCGGACGACCCGTACACCGCGTACCAGAACCTGGCCACCCACTACCGGCCGACGTACGAGGACTACACCGCGAACTGGGGTCGGTACGACCAGGTCCACGCCGACGGGATCAGCGCGGAGCAGGACCAGCCCACCCGGTTCGTCGTGCGGGTCCGGGTGACGTTCGTGGTGGCCGGGGCCGAGACCGGCGGGTGGTACGAGCTCGTGGTCGAGTACCGCCAGGAGAGGCTCCTGATCGTCCAGTCCAGTGAAGTCTGA
- a CDS encoding chorismate mutase — MNSTEAAPDIDALREEIDQLDAELLRMVKRRIEISKIIGAARMAAGGTRIVHNREIDVINRYKELGPEGHNLAMILLKLGRGPLGR, encoded by the coding sequence ATGAACAGCACCGAAGCCGCACCGGACATCGACGCGTTGCGCGAGGAGATCGACCAGCTGGACGCCGAGCTGCTGCGCATGGTCAAGCGCCGGATCGAGATCTCCAAGATCATCGGTGCCGCGCGGATGGCCGCCGGCGGCACGCGGATCGTGCACAACCGCGAGATCGACGTGATCAACCGGTACAAGGAACTCGGCCCCGAGGGCCACAACCTGGCGATGATCCTGCTCAAACTGGGCCGCGGGCCGCTGGGTAGGTAG
- the pcrA gene encoding DNA helicase PcrA: MSALFDLPTSPPSRPTGSAVGRLLEDLNPSQRRAVEHAGAPLLVVAGAGSGKTRVLTRRIAYLLAERKVHPGEVMAITFTNKAAAEMKERVSDLVGARARSMWVSTFHSMCVRVMRREAKTLGMSSNFSIYDSDDTRRLITLVARDLDLDPKRYPARTLAIHISNLKNELVDAATAKERATNDLERRVAEVYESYQRRLGESNSLDFDDLIMRTVELLQDHPDVAEHYHRRFRHVLVDEYQDTNHAQYTLVRELIGTGKDGVPPGELCVVGDADQSIYAFRGATIRNIVEFERDYPQASTILLEQNYRSTQTILSAANAVISRNPDRRDKRLWSDLGDGEKIVGYVADNEHDEAAFVAREIDRLVDGGEANNGEIAVFYRTNNQSRVFEEIFIRLGLPYKVVGGVRFYERREVRDALAYLRALSNPDDTVSLRRILNVPKRGIGDRAEACVSTYAERERIGFAAALRAAVEGRVPLLNPRSRNAIAGFVELMDELGVLVDRGDDVADILEAVLEKTAYRAELEASEDPQDHTRVENLNELVTVAREFTDLGAVAPVPEEAVPVEDDGVPAEGSLAAFLERVSLVADADSVPDAESDGVVTLMTLHTAKGLEYPVVFCTGWEDGVFPHMRALGDPTELAEERRLAYVGITRAQRRLYLSRALVRSAWGQPSANPASRFLDEIPPDLVEWRRVEPKRSAPSAPTSWGRGSSTPSRPAPTNAGWKNTPAVALDVGDRVSHDKYGLGRVVAVDGSGPRATATIDFGGAGTVRLMLIGGVPLVKL, from the coding sequence ATGAGCGCCTTGTTCGACTTGCCTACAAGTCCCCCCTCCCGGCCCACCGGCTCCGCTGTCGGACGGCTGCTCGAAGACCTCAACCCGTCCCAGCGCCGGGCGGTCGAGCACGCCGGCGCCCCGTTGCTGGTCGTGGCGGGTGCGGGCTCCGGCAAGACGCGCGTGCTCACCCGCCGGATCGCCTACCTGCTCGCCGAGCGCAAGGTCCACCCCGGCGAGGTCATGGCCATCACCTTCACCAACAAGGCCGCCGCCGAGATGAAGGAACGCGTGTCCGACCTCGTCGGCGCGCGGGCCCGCTCGATGTGGGTGTCCACGTTCCACTCGATGTGCGTGCGGGTGATGCGCCGCGAGGCCAAGACCCTCGGCATGTCGTCCAACTTCTCGATCTACGACTCGGACGACACCCGCCGGCTGATCACGCTGGTGGCGCGCGACCTCGACCTGGACCCGAAGCGCTACCCGGCGCGCACGCTCGCGATCCACATCTCGAACCTGAAGAACGAGCTGGTCGACGCGGCCACCGCCAAGGAGCGCGCGACCAACGACCTGGAGCGCCGCGTCGCCGAGGTCTACGAGAGCTACCAGCGCCGGCTCGGCGAGTCGAACTCGCTGGACTTCGACGACCTGATCATGCGGACGGTCGAGCTGCTCCAGGACCACCCGGACGTGGCCGAGCACTACCACCGCCGGTTCCGGCACGTGCTGGTGGACGAGTACCAGGACACGAACCACGCGCAGTACACGCTGGTCCGCGAGCTGATCGGCACCGGCAAGGACGGCGTCCCGCCGGGCGAGCTGTGCGTGGTGGGCGACGCGGACCAGTCGATCTACGCCTTCCGCGGCGCGACGATCCGCAACATCGTGGAGTTCGAGCGGGACTACCCGCAGGCCTCCACCATCCTGCTGGAGCAGAACTACCGGTCCACCCAGACCATCCTGAGCGCCGCGAACGCGGTGATCTCGCGCAACCCCGACCGTCGTGACAAGAGGTTGTGGAGCGACCTGGGCGACGGCGAGAAGATCGTCGGCTACGTCGCGGACAACGAGCACGACGAGGCGGCGTTCGTCGCGCGCGAGATCGACCGGCTGGTGGACGGCGGCGAGGCGAACAACGGCGAGATCGCCGTGTTCTACCGGACCAACAACCAGTCGCGCGTGTTCGAGGAGATCTTCATCCGCCTCGGCCTGCCCTACAAGGTCGTCGGCGGCGTCCGGTTCTACGAGCGGCGCGAGGTGCGGGACGCGTTGGCCTACCTGCGCGCGTTGTCCAACCCGGACGACACGGTGTCCTTGCGGCGCATCCTCAACGTCCCCAAGCGCGGCATCGGCGACCGCGCGGAGGCGTGCGTGTCGACGTACGCCGAGCGCGAGCGGATCGGCTTCGCGGCGGCGTTGCGGGCGGCGGTCGAGGGCAGGGTCCCGCTGCTGAACCCGCGCTCCCGCAACGCGATCGCCGGGTTCGTCGAGCTGATGGACGAGCTGGGCGTGCTGGTCGACCGCGGCGACGACGTGGCCGACATCCTGGAGGCGGTGCTGGAGAAGACCGCCTACCGGGCCGAGTTGGAGGCCAGCGAGGACCCGCAGGACCACACCAGGGTGGAGAACCTGAACGAGTTGGTCACGGTGGCCCGCGAGTTCACCGACCTCGGCGCGGTGGCGCCCGTTCCCGAAGAGGCCGTGCCCGTCGAAGACGACGGCGTGCCGGCCGAGGGCTCGCTGGCCGCGTTCCTGGAGCGGGTGTCGCTGGTCGCGGACGCCGACTCGGTGCCGGACGCGGAGTCGGACGGCGTGGTCACGCTGATGACGCTGCACACCGCCAAGGGCCTGGAGTACCCGGTCGTGTTCTGCACCGGCTGGGAGGACGGCGTCTTCCCGCACATGCGGGCGCTGGGCGATCCGACGGAGTTGGCCGAGGAACGCCGACTCGCGTACGTCGGCATCACCCGCGCGCAGCGGCGGCTGTACCTGTCGCGGGCGCTGGTGCGCTCGGCGTGGGGCCAGCCGTCCGCGAACCCGGCGTCCCGGTTCCTGGACGAGATCCCGCCGGACCTGGTCGAGTGGCGGCGGGTGGAGCCGAAGCGCTCCGCGCCGTCCGCGCCGACGTCGTGGGGCCGCGGGTCGTCCACGCCGTCGCGCCCCGCGCCGACTAACGCCGGGTGGAAGAACACGCCGGCGGTGGCGCTGGACGTGGGCGACCGCGTGAGCCACGACAAGTACGGGCTCGGCCGGGTGGTGGCCGTGGACGGTTCGGGGCCCCGTGCGACCGCCACGATCGATTTCGGCGGCGCGGGGACGGTGCGGCTGATGCTCATCGGCGGCGTGCCCCTCGTGAAGCTCTGA